The Anastrepha ludens isolate Willacy chromosome 2, idAnaLude1.1, whole genome shotgun sequence genome contains a region encoding:
- the LOC128855066 gene encoding ecdysone-induced protein 74EF-like isoform X2 encodes MQMQLLQALPAATHLQQLHQTTPPPPPPPTIASAYQAYPASMLQQHTAQHAQQQQQQFQLQQQYHFQQQQHQQQQQQQHLQMLQTYMQLQANNLAAAATSTPTKYQAAAAAAAAAAAAALQHQQQQQQQQQQQQHQQLHQPMTSPPPLPPQQQYFATTAAAPPHQLTIIPAAACNGAAAVAAAMFATANAAAAANANNVGSVAVTPATATPSNNVNNNMLNLSATTSARTVAKTATAAGAIKRKGGCGIGLLAVPHYAPVTYMKRLNGNSVHNAVLLQHYGGTGRRMAESAAAAATAVAAAALDCRGDDELRCATAAETVLYTANATKPAAMDLEEAELIDEDVIAGADVASTGSSCSSVPSDCSSMPSPSSATTTTTTTTTTLHLTSPKKVCV; translated from the exons ATG CAAATGCAATTGTTACAAGCACTACCGGCGGCGACGCACCTGCAACAGTTGCATCAGACGACACCACCTCCGCCGCCGCCGCCAACAATAGCGTCCGCTTACCAAGCATATCCGGCCAGCATGCTGCAGCAGCATACAGCGCAACACgcccagcaacagcagcagcaattcCAGCTGCAGCAACAATATCACTttcagcagcagcaacaccagcaacagcaacaacaacagcatttgCAAATGCTACAAACCTATATGCAATTGCAGGCGAATAATCTGGCTGCCGCCGCCACAAGTACACCCACCAAGTACCAAGCTGCTGCAGCGGCCGCAGCAGCCGCTGCCGCCGCCGCCTTACAgcaccagcaacaacagcaacaacagcaacaacaacaacaacaccagcagTTGCACCAGCCAATGACATCGCCTCCACCACTGCCGCCGCAACAGCAATACTTTGCCACCACAGCGGCCGCGCCGCCACACCAGCTCACCATCATACCGGCGGCGGCCTGTAATGGTGCTGCTGCCGTCGCTGCCGCCATGTTTGCAACGGCCAATGCCGCAGCTGCGGCGAATGCCAACAATGTCGGATCAGTTGCAGTCACACCGGCAACCGCAACACCATCcaacaatgtaaataataacaTGCTTAATCTATCTGCAACAACTAGTGCTCGTACTGTAGCCAAAACTGCAACTGCTGCCGGCGCCATTAAACGCAAAGGTGGCTGTGGCATCGGACTGTTGGCCGTGCCACACTACGCGCCCGTAACATATATGAAACGCCTCAATGGCAACAGCGTGCACAACGCCGTACTCCTCCAACACTATGGCGGTACTGGCCGACGCATGGCGGAgtctgcagcagcagcagcaacagcagtcgCCGCCGCCGCTTTAGACTGTCGCGGTGATGACGAGTTGCGTTGTGCCACGGCAGCTGAAACAGTGCTGTACACTGCCAACGCCACCAAGCCAGCGGCAATGGATTTGGAGGAGGCGGAGTTGATTGATGAGGATGTGATTGCGGGCGCTGACGTCGCGTCGACTGGCAGCAGCTGCAGTTCGGTGCCTTCTGATTGTTCTTCTATGCCATCGCCATCCTCTGCTACTACTACtaccactactactactactacactCCACTTAACTTCTCCTAAAAAGGTTTGTGTCTGA
- the LOC128855066 gene encoding ecdysone-induced protein 74EF-like isoform X1, translating to MNPTSQQQMQLLQALPAATHLQQLHQTTPPPPPPPTIASAYQAYPASMLQQHTAQHAQQQQQQFQLQQQYHFQQQQHQQQQQQQHLQMLQTYMQLQANNLAAAATSTPTKYQAAAAAAAAAAAAALQHQQQQQQQQQQQQHQQLHQPMTSPPPLPPQQQYFATTAAAPPHQLTIIPAAACNGAAAVAAAMFATANAAAAANANNVGSVAVTPATATPSNNVNNNMLNLSATTSARTVAKTATAAGAIKRKGGCGIGLLAVPHYAPVTYMKRLNGNSVHNAVLLQHYGGTGRRMAESAAAAATAVAAAALDCRGDDELRCATAAETVLYTANATKPAAMDLEEAELIDEDVIAGADVASTGSSCSSVPSDCSSMPSPSSATTTTTTTTTTLHLTSPKKVCV from the coding sequence aTGAACCCAACTTCACAACAGCAAATGCAATTGTTACAAGCACTACCGGCGGCGACGCACCTGCAACAGTTGCATCAGACGACACCACCTCCGCCGCCGCCGCCAACAATAGCGTCCGCTTACCAAGCATATCCGGCCAGCATGCTGCAGCAGCATACAGCGCAACACgcccagcaacagcagcagcaattcCAGCTGCAGCAACAATATCACTttcagcagcagcaacaccagcaacagcaacaacaacagcatttgCAAATGCTACAAACCTATATGCAATTGCAGGCGAATAATCTGGCTGCCGCCGCCACAAGTACACCCACCAAGTACCAAGCTGCTGCAGCGGCCGCAGCAGCCGCTGCCGCCGCCGCCTTACAgcaccagcaacaacagcaacaacagcaacaacaacaacaacaccagcagTTGCACCAGCCAATGACATCGCCTCCACCACTGCCGCCGCAACAGCAATACTTTGCCACCACAGCGGCCGCGCCGCCACACCAGCTCACCATCATACCGGCGGCGGCCTGTAATGGTGCTGCTGCCGTCGCTGCCGCCATGTTTGCAACGGCCAATGCCGCAGCTGCGGCGAATGCCAACAATGTCGGATCAGTTGCAGTCACACCGGCAACCGCAACACCATCcaacaatgtaaataataacaTGCTTAATCTATCTGCAACAACTAGTGCTCGTACTGTAGCCAAAACTGCAACTGCTGCCGGCGCCATTAAACGCAAAGGTGGCTGTGGCATCGGACTGTTGGCCGTGCCACACTACGCGCCCGTAACATATATGAAACGCCTCAATGGCAACAGCGTGCACAACGCCGTACTCCTCCAACACTATGGCGGTACTGGCCGACGCATGGCGGAgtctgcagcagcagcagcaacagcagtcgCCGCCGCCGCTTTAGACTGTCGCGGTGATGACGAGTTGCGTTGTGCCACGGCAGCTGAAACAGTGCTGTACACTGCCAACGCCACCAAGCCAGCGGCAATGGATTTGGAGGAGGCGGAGTTGATTGATGAGGATGTGATTGCGGGCGCTGACGTCGCGTCGACTGGCAGCAGCTGCAGTTCGGTGCCTTCTGATTGTTCTTCTATGCCATCGCCATCCTCTGCTACTACTACtaccactactactactactacactCCACTTAACTTCTCCTAAAAAGGTTTGTGTCTGA